Proteins from one Hyperolius riggenbachi isolate aHypRig1 chromosome 2, aHypRig1.pri, whole genome shotgun sequence genomic window:
- the LOC137544298 gene encoding uncharacterized protein gives MFLQQTTVDLKISMLFFPSFDGLLAKLKDALRRQDTNFRLAITPTERLLITLRFLATGHSYAALHYQFLMGRSTIRYLVLDTCKLIWKVLQPEFMPTPDVPMWEANMQLFWEKHDFPNCLGAVDGKHVRLVMPAFTGSLYYNYKKFFSLVLMAVVDPNLKFIYVDVGAYGSSHDSSVFQHSRFGVKLRTGQMTLPPPRPWPDTVEPPYPCVFVADEAFALSEHVMRPYAQRDMTHKKVVFNNRLTKARQVVECAFGILANKWRIYHTAIKMQPKYAIIVVKATCILHNYVRTLDSMTIEEEEGDLSNSALVTLPPATLCGPISAIHNRDKLADYFVP, from the exons ATGTTTCTGCAACAAACAACAGTAGATCTAAAGATAAGCATGCTCTTTTTTCCTAGTTTTGATGGCCTTTTAGCCAAACTGAAGGATGCCCTTCGCCGACAAGACACTAACTTTCGCCTAGCAATCACACCAACTGAGCGACTCCTCATAACATTGAG atttctggcaacagggCATTCATATGCAGCACTTCACTACCAATTCCTCATGGGAAGAAGTACAATCCGATACTTAGTTTTGGACACCTGCAAATTGATCTGGAAAGTACTTCAACCGGAATTTATGCCAACTCCTGACGTACCTATGTGGGAGGCTAACATGCAGCTTTTTTGGGAGAAACATGATTTCCCTAACTGCCTTGGAGCAGTGGATGGGAAACATGTCAGACTGGTTATGCCTGCATTCACTGGCAGTCtctattacaattataaaaaattctTTTCACTAGTGCTCATGGCTGTTGTGGATCCTAATTTGAAATTTATCTATGTGGATGTTGGGGCTTACGGAAGTTCCCATGATTCCTCAGTCTTCCAGCACAGTCGATTTGGCGTGAAGCTTCGCACAGGCCAGATGACTTTACCACCACCCCGCCCCTGGCCTGACACTGTAGAACCACCTTACCCCTGTGTGTTTGTGGCTGATGAGGCCTTTGCACTGTCTGAGCATGTTATGAGACCGTATGCACAGAGAGATATGACTCATAAGAAAGTAGTCTTTAATAACCGCCTGACCAAAGCCAGACAAGTAGTAGAATGTGCTTTTGGAATTCTGGCAAACAAATGGCGCATTTATCACACTGCTATAAAAATGCAACCAAAGTATGCTATAATAGTGGTGAAGGCAACAtgtattttgcataattatgtgaGAACACTAGATAGCATGACcatagaggaggaagagggggatcTTTCAAACAGTGCTCTTGTCACTTTACCACCAGCTACTTTATGTGGTCCCATTTCTGCCATTCACAACAGAGACAAATTAGCTGATTATTTTGTGCCATAA